The Candidatus Omnitrophota bacterium genome segment CCCCGGCAAGCTGCGCCACCTTGAGCTTGGTGCCCACCCCGTCGGTGGAGGAGACGAGGACCGGATTCTTTATCCCGGTCTTTTTGGGATCGAACAGACCCGCGAAACCCCCGACACTTCCCATGCATCCGGGAACCTGGGTCGAATTGACCATTTTCCCTATCGTACCGACAAGGCGGTTTGCCCTGTCGATATCGACACCGGATCGTTTATACGTGAGCTTGCGTTTTGCTGGCATATATTTACAGACCTATGTTCTTGAAGATCTTGTCGATCTGGTCGAGATGATATTCCAGACTGAAACAGCCCTCTATCTCTTCCGGCGACATGTACTCGTTCATCTTCCCGTCATCAAGTATAAGCTGCTTGAAATCCCTGCCGGTATTGTGGGCTTCCAGCGCGCACTTCTGGACGATCTCGTAGGCTTCCATGCGCGTGGCGCCGTGCCTGATGAGCTCGAGCATGATGTGCTGTGAATGTATGAGACCCTGGGTATGGCCGATATTCTCCATCATTTTTTCTTCGTTGACCACCAGTTTCTCGATAAGGGGGATGGCCTTGGAAAGCATGTAATCGAGAAGTATCGTCGAATCGGGTATTATCACCCTTTCCACCGAGGAATGTGATATATCCCTCTCGTGCCACAGCGCAACGTTCTCAAGCGCTGCCATGGCGTTGCCCCTGAGGAGCCTTGCCATCCCAACTATCCGTTCGCATATTATGGGGTTCTTCTTGTGTGGCATGCTGGAAGAACCGGTCTGGCCCTTCGCGAAATATTCCTGGACCTCGCCTATCTCGGTCTTCTGCAGGCCTCTGATCTCGAGGGCTATCTTCTCCAGGGTCGCGCCTGTTATCGCCAGAACGTTCAGGTAGTATGCGTGCCTGTCGCGCTGTATGACCTGGCTGGATACACCGGCCGGTTTCAGGCCGAG includes the following:
- a CDS encoding adenylosuccinate lyase, which encodes MIERYSRPEMSRIWTDENKFRKMLEVEILACEAFAKLGEIPRDAVKVIREKADIDPKRIKEIEEVTNHDVVAFIKNVSENVGEEAKYFHYGLTSSDVLDTSLSVMMVEAIDIIEKNLGTFIDVLREKALEHKMTPMMGRSHGVHAEPISFGLKLAVYYKEMQRNLQRVRSARETIAVGQMSGAVGTFANVDPYVEEYVCKKLGLKPAGVSSQVIQRDRHAYYLNVLAITGATLEKIALEIRGLQKTEIGEVQEYFAKGQTGSSSMPHKKNPIICERIVGMARLLRGNAMAALENVALWHERDISHSSVERVIIPDSTILLDYMLSKAIPLIEKLVVNEEKMMENIGHTQGLIHSQHIMLELIRHGATRMEAYEIVQKCALEAHNTGRDFKQLILDDGKMNEYMSPEEIEGCFSLEYHLDQIDKIFKNIGL